A region from the Musa acuminata AAA Group cultivar baxijiao chromosome BXJ1-10, Cavendish_Baxijiao_AAA, whole genome shotgun sequence genome encodes:
- the LOC135594979 gene encoding WAT1-related protein At5g64700-like — MDAQKPYLAAVLVQLTYTGFYVMSKAAFVEGVSTFVFIFYRQAAACVILVPLAVIFERERSPPLKLVTAVKMFLHALIGITCSLNMYNVGLKYTTASVTSAATNSVPVFTFFLALLLRMESIKVKSLSGVGKAVGVTLCLAGVAAIAFYRGPRIHPLHLYSHFAHSAGRRDHALVNTPKATWIEGTFFVIGANLTWSLWLVYQGILLKEYPSKLLLTTLQCLLSTVQSLFVAMAFERESSKWKLHWDMGLLAILYSGFIVTGVSFYLQSWCVEKKGPVFVAIFTPLSLVFTMICSTIFLGEMITLGSILGGLLMVGGLYSFLWGKSKETMPCVVSIEDGNT, encoded by the exons ATGGATGCGCAGAAACCCTATCTTGCTGCAGTCCTCGTACAGCTGACGTACACTGGCTTCTACGTGATGTCAAAGGCCGCCTTCGTCGAGGGTGTGAGCACGTTCGTCTTCATCTTCTATCGACAAGCAGCTGCTTGTGTGATATTGGTACCACTCGCTGTTATCTTCGAGAG GGAAAGGTCTCCGCCACTGAAGCTCGTGACGGCTGTGAAGATGTTCTTGCACGCGCTGATCGG GATTACTTGCAGCTTAAACATGTACAACGTTGGCTTGAAATATACTACAGCATCAGTGACATCGGCAGCTACGAACTCAGTGCCAGTGTTTACCTTCTTTCTGGCCTTACTCCTCCG GATGGAGAGCATCAAAGTAAAGAGCCTCTCAGGAGTAGGTAAAGCAGTGGGAGTAACACTTTGTTTGGCTGGTGTTGCAGCGATTGCCTTCTACAGAGGCCCTCGCATCCACCCTTTGCACCTCTATAGCCACTTCGCCCACAGCGCGGGCCGACGAGACCACGCGCTGGTCAACACTCCGAAGGCCACCTGGATCGAAGGAACCTTCTTCGTCATCGGTGCCAACCTCACCTGGTCCTTGTGGCTGGTCTACCAG GGGATTTTGCTGAAGGAGTACCCCTCCAAGCTTCTGTTAACCACGCTTCAGTGCCTCCTCAGCACGGTTCAGTCGCTTTTTGTGGCCATGGCGTTCGAGCGAGAGAGCTCCAAGTGGAAGTTGCACTGGGACATGGGCCTACTTGCCATTCTCTACTCT GGGTTCATCGTTACGGGAGTTTCTTTCTACTTGCAGAGCTGGTGCGTTGAGAAGAAGGGCCCTGTTTTTGTGGCAATATTCACACCACTGTCTCTTGTTTTCACCATGATATGCTCGACTATTTTCTTAGGGGAGATGATTACTCTAGGAAG TATTTTAGGTGGACTTCTAATGGTGGGAGGCCTGTATAGTTTTCTATGGGGAAAGAGCAAGGAGACCATGCCCTGCGTGGTTTCAATTGAAGATGGAAATACCTGA